Within the Streptomyces sp. YIM 121038 genome, the region GGACGGCGAGTTCCAGTCCGGCGAGCAGCTGGCGGCCCGCCTCGGCCCAGCCGGGCCGGGTGAGCGGAGCGAGGGCGCCGATCCGGACGGACGGGCCGTCAGGGCGCCCCGCTCCAGGGGCTGATGGTGGCGTACTCATGCGTCGGTGTCTCCCCGTGTGACGGTGGCTGTCGGACATTGATCCACCGCCGCCGCCCGCGGGCAACCGGTTTTCCCTCAGCCGGGCTGCCGGGCCCTTCGGGCGGGGCCCGCGTGGCGGCCCTTGCCGCGCCGGGTCTCCTTGAAGGCCCACGCCATCTTCGGTTCCATCGCGAAGCGGAACAGGCGCTGCACGGGCGGGGTGCACAGGAGGGTGACGACGGTGGCGGCGATCAGGGTCACGGCGACCGCGCCGAGCGGCCGGTGGATCCAGTCGTGCTCGTACCAGTCCCAGAACCGGGAGCCCTTGGCGAGGAAGCCGTGCAGGAGGTAGCCGTACAGGGTGCCCGCGCCGAGCGCGGTGCACCACAGCCTGCGGCCCGGCACCCAGGCGAAGAAGCAGGCGACCAGGAGCAGGGAGCAGCCGAACATCGCCAGGGTCATGACGCCGCCGGCCCAGCCGGGGGCGGCCAGCTCCTGGGCGCTGTCGCGGCGGTAGAACCAGGCCGCGTTCATGCGCGGCGCCGCCCAGTAGGCGAACAGCAGGGCCGCGGCGAAGACGGGGACGGCCAGGACGCGGGCCTCGCGGCGGCGCACGATGCGGAAGTGCTCCGGCTTCAGACACAGGCCGAGGACGAAGAACGGCAGGAACTGCAGGACCCGTTGGAGGTCCAGGTCGTCGCCGATCTCGGGGGACGCGGAGGCGAGCACCGCGATGGCGAGCGCGAGCGGGACGGGCCAGCGCACGATCTTCCACACCGGCGTGGTCAGGCGCCAGATGAACAGGGCGGCCAGGAACCACGTCAGGTACCAGGGGTCGAGGAGGCTGACGGGGTACGTCGGGTCGTCGTCCGCCCAGCGCTTGAACAGCGTGTACGCCGCCTCGAAGAGGACGTAGGGGACGGCGATGCCCGTCACCAGGCGGCGCAGGCGTCCCGGGCTCGCGTCGAAGCTCCGCGAGAAGTAGCCGGAGATGACGATGAACGCGGGCATGTGGAAGGCGTAGACGGTGATGTAGAGCGCCGCCGCGGCACGGCTGTCGTCGCGCAGCGGCTCCCAGGCGTGGCCCATCGCCACCAGGACGATCGCCAGGTACTTGGCGTTGTCGAAGAAGGAGTCCCGCTTGGCGACGGCCGCCGGTCTGACCTGCGGTTGCGGCGGCGTGGGGCGGTCCGGCGTACGCGTGCGTTCCGGGACGCGGGGCAGACGCAGCGTGTCAGTCACGGGCCCTCCCGAGGGAACCCGGGAGGCCGCACGCACGTCCTACGTCAACTGTGGGGGAGGGGGAGGCGCTGGACATCCCCAGCACCTTCCCACTCCCCTTGTGGCCCGTTCAACCCTCGCACGTGTGACCCACCGCTCACACGTCGGCAGGGACCGCGGGATCCGGGCCGACGAGTTCGGACAGGACGTCCTCCATCGTGACGAAACCGATGACGGTGCCCTTGTCGCCGGTGACGGCGGCCAGATGGCTGTCCATGGCGCGCAGCGCGGTGAGGGTGTCGTCGAGCGGGGTGTCGATGCTGACCCGCGTCAGCGGATGCAGCACGCCCCGGGCGAAGGGCCGGTCCCGGTCGGCGGTGCCGAGCGTGTCCTTGATGTGCAGATAGCCGAGCAGGGCGCCGCCCGCGCCGGTGACCGGGAAGCGGGAGAAGCCGGCCTCGGCGGCCACCCGTTGCAGACGGGCCGGGGTGACGGTGTCGTCGACGGTGCGCATGCGCGCGACCGGGACGAGGATCTCGCCGACCGGGCGCGTGCCCAGCTCCAGGGCGTCCCGCAGCCGTTCGCCGTCGGCGGCCGAGAGGAGGCCCGCCTGGCTGGAGTCCAGGACCATGCGGGCGAGTTGGTCGTCGGTGAAGACGGCCTCGACCTCGTCCTTCGGCTCCACCCGCGCCAGTTTCAGCAGGCCGTTGGCGAACGCGTTGACGCCGAAGACCAGAGGGCGCAGGGCGCGGGTGAGCGCGACCAGGGGCGGGCCGAGGAGCAGTGCGGTCGGGACGGGCGCGGCGAGCGCGATGTTCTTGGGGACCATCTCGCCGATCAGCATGTGCAGATACGTCGCCACGGTCAGGGCGATGACGAAGGCGATGGGGTGGACGAGCGCGCCGGGGACGCGGGCCGCCTCGAAGGCGGGCTCCAGGAGATGGGCGATGGCGGGTTCGGCGACGGCGCCGAGCACCAGGGAGGAGACGGTGATGCCGAGCTGGGCGGTGGCCATCATCGCGGAGATGTGCTCGACGCCCCACAGCGTGACGCGGGCCCGGCGGTTGCCCTCCTGGGCCCGGGGCTCGATCTGGCTGCGGCGCACGGAGATCAGGGCGAACTCGGCGCCGACGAAGAAGGCGTTGGTCAGCAGGGTCAGGGCGCCGATGAGGAGCTGCACGGTGGTCATCGGGCGTCCTCCATGACCTTGCGCGCGGCGGGCGCGAGGATGCGGACGCGGTCGGCGCGGTGGTGGTCGACCGCGAGGACGGTGAGCCGCCACCCGTCGACGTCGACGCCGTCCTCCTGGGCGGGGATGCGGGCGAGGCGGGTGGCGATCAGCCCCGCCAGGGTCTCGTACGGGCCGTCGGGCGCGGGCAGGCCGATGGCGTCGAGCTGGTCGATGCGGACGCCGCCGTCGGCCTCCCACGCGGCCCGGCCGTCCCGGTCGGGCGCCGCGGGCACCAGGTCGGGGACCTCCACGGGGTCGTGCTCGTCGCGGACCTCGCCCACGACCTCCTCGACGATGTCCTCGACGGTGGCGACCCCGGCGGTGCCGCCGTACTCATCGATGACGACGGCCATGGTCCGGGTCGCCCGCAGGCGCTCCAGGAGCCGGTCGGCGGGCAGGCTGTCGGGCACCAGGAGCGGCTCGGTCGCCAGGTCGGTGACCGGGGTGAGCCGCCGCTCGTCCGGGTCGAGGGCGAGGACGTCGCGGATGTGGACGCTGCCGACGACCTCGTCGAGGCTGTCGCGGTAGACGGGGAAGCGGGACAGGCCGGTGGCGTGGGTGAGGTTCGCCGCGTCCTGCGCGGTGGCGTGGACCTCCAGGGCGCGGACGTCCACGCGCGGGGTCATCACGTTCTCGGCGGTCAGCTCGCTCAGGTGCAGGGTGCGGACGAAGAGTTCGGCGGAGTCGGGCTCGATGGCGCCCTCGGCGGCCGAGTGCCGGGCCAGGGCGACGAGTTCGTCCGGGGTGCGGGCGGAGGCCAGCTCCTCGGCGGGCTCCAGTCCGACGCGGCGGACGAACCGGTTCGCGGTGTCGTTCAGATGCCGGATGAAGGGCCCGAACGCCGCGGTGAAGCCGCGCTGCGGATCGGCCACCACCTTGGCGACGGCCAGCGGGCGCGAGATCGCCCAGTTCTTCGGCACCAGCTCACCGATGACCATCAGGACCACGGTGGACAGCACGACCCCGAGGACGGTGGCCACGGCCGGGGCGGCCCCGCCGAGGCCCGCGCCCCGCAGCGGTCCGCGCAGCAGCGCGGCGAGGGACGGCTCGGCGAGCATGCCGATCACCAGGGAGGTGACGGTGATGCCGAGCTGGGCGCCGGAGAGCTGGAAGGTCAGGCTCCGTGCCGCCTTCAGGGCGCCCCGCGCGCCCCGCTCCCCGGCCGCGGCGGCCTGCTCCAGGTCACCGCGCTCGACGGTGGTCAGCGAGAACTCGGCGGCCACGAACACGGCGCAGGCGAGCGTGAGGAGCAGGGCCAGGAGCAGCAGCAGGACCTCGGTCACCGTGCCACCCCCGTTCCCTCAACCTCCGGCTGCGGGCAGGGAATGGCACGGTTGGTACTGGGAGGCTCACCCATCGCGGGTCCGTGGCTCCTTCTGGTGACGTGTACGCGGATCAAGGTCAGCGAGCGCCGGCGCGGCGCTCGCTTCTACAGTCACTGTAAAGGAACGGCAAAGCCCGCGACAGGGGTCAGGCCTTCCGCGGGCCCCGCGCAGCCGTCTCGCCGATTCGCGCCGGCAGGCCCGCGGCGAACGCGCGCGCCGCTTCCAGATCGGCCGCGTCGGGCCGCCCCTTGCGGATGCCGCCGACGGGCTTGAAGAGGCCCCAGGTGTCCCAGGCCCGGCAGGAGAAGGTGTCGACCACGTCGAAGTCCCGCCGCTCCAGGAGCCGCACGAGGGGCCGGGTGAAGGGCCGGAACGGCGCTTCGGGAAGCCCGCTGGTGGCGAACACGAACGCGCTGCGGCGCTCCCCCGGCGGGAGGGACGCGGCCAGCTCGCGCAGCCGCGGATGGAGGGCCATCGAGTAGACCCCCGAGCCGAAGCCCACGAGGTCGCACGTGGCCAGTTCCGCGGCGTCGACCTCTTCGGGGGCGACGACAAGGGCGTCCAGGGCGCGCCCCATGACGTCGGCGACCTTCTTCGTGTTGCCGTGCGACACGGAAACGCACACGATCATGGCCTTCACGGCGATGCTCCTCTCGTTGCGGGCGCCCATAGGACACGGCCCGGGCCGCGAGCGTGACACCGGCCGTCTGTGACCTGCGTCACCGGCCGCGCTCGCACGGCCCCTCTCCCCGCCCCGGGAGCGCCTTGGCTACGATCTCCGCGATGAGCAATCGGCGGCAGGGCACCGGGAGCACGGCGGGACGCGTCGTGCCGTTGCTCGTGCTGCGCTGCGCGGCCCTGTTCGCCGTGCTGGTGTGGATGCTCCCGGTGTGCGGCCACGCCTCGAACGCGGCGGCGCCCGCGCCGGTCACCTCTGCCGCGTCCCAGGCGAGCGGGACGACCTCTCCCGCGACTGGTACGAACGTTCCATCCGGACGCGGACATGCTTGCCCGGACACGGAGCACGGGCCCGGCGACGCGCACTGCCGCCCGGTCTCCGGGGCCACCGTCGCCACCGGCTCCCCCGCGCCGGTGCCGCTCCCGCTGTCGGCGGACGTGACCGCGGCGCCCTGGGCGGCGGAGTCCCTGGCCCCGCGCGGGGCACCGGCCGATCCCGCCCCCGCCCCCGGCATCCATCAGTTGCAGGTCCAGCGGACCTAGGAGCGGCCCCCGCACGGCCCGGCGCCCGTCGCCGTACGGCCGTGGACCGCCGCTTCCCCCTGCCGCCGCGACCGTCGGCGCGCAGGCCGCCGACCAGTCGCAACGCACTGCCGCACGCCTCCGTGCGGCGGGGACAAGGACATGCCATGGGTTCCGCAGGAGCCAAGCAGAAGCGCGCCGACCGCCGCGCGAAGATCGAGGAGCTGCGCCGCGCCGAGGAGGCGCGGCGGCGCCGCAACCGCATCGCCACCTGGGCGTGCAGCGGCGTCGTCATCATCGGTGTGACAGCGGGCAGCTGGTACCTCGTGGACCGCTCCGCGACGCGGGACGAGCAGCGCGATCGCGCGGCGGCCGCCCCGATCAAGGGGGAGAGGTCCTTCAAGGACCTGGGCCGCAACCACGTCACCACGCCCGTCGCCTACAAGTCGTCCCCGGCGGCGGGCGGCGACCACAACCCCGTCTGGATGAACTGCGACGGCGACCTGTACGACAAGGAGATCGACGAGACCAACGCGGTGCACTCCCTGGAGCACGGCGCGGTCTGGGTCACCTACAGCGAGAAGGCCGCCGCCTCCGACGTGCGCGCCCTCAAGGCGAGGGTGGAGAAGACCCCGTACTCGCTGATGAGTCCGTACGCCGACCAGTCCGCGCCCCTGACCCTGTCCGCCTGGGGCAAGCAGCTGAGCGTGACCTCCGCCTCCGATCCACGGGTGAGCGCGTTCTTCGACACGTACGTGCAGGGCGCGCAGACCCCGGAGCCGGGTGCCGCCTGCACCGGCGGCAAGGCGGCGTGAGGACACCTCCCGCCCGCGTGACCATCCGACGCACTCCCCGCACCAAGGAACCATGAACAAGCTCAAGCGCAACCTGATCGTCACCGCCGTGATCGCGGCCGTCCTCGCCGCGGTCCTCGGCACCGCCCTGCTGGTCTTCCCCGACGACCGCGGAGGGGGCGGCATGGACGTGCGGCCCGCCGCCGACGCGCAGCCCGTGCGCGCGGACAGCCACCGCCTGACCGACCCGAAGAAGAGCGAGCTGACCGTCGTCGAGTTCCTCGACTTCGAGTGCGAGGGGTGCGGCGCGATGTACCCGGTCGTGGAGAAGCTCCGCGCGGAGTACGGCGACCGGGTCACCTTCGTCGCCCGCTACTTCCCCATGCCCGGTCACCGCAACGGCGAGCTCGCCGCCCGCACCGCCGAGGCCGCCGCACGGCAGGGCAAGTTCGAGGAGATGTACAGCAAGCTCTTCACCACCCAGAAGGAGTGGGGCGAGTCGCAGGACTGGAAGGAGGACGTCTTCCGCGGCTACGCCAAGCAACTCGGCCTGGACCTGGGCAGGTTCGACGCGGCGCTCGCCGATCCGGCCACGGCGGGGCGCGTCCAGGCCGACCAGCG harbors:
- a CDS encoding DUF3105 domain-containing protein, giving the protein MGSAGAKQKRADRRAKIEELRRAEEARRRRNRIATWACSGVVIIGVTAGSWYLVDRSATRDEQRDRAAAAPIKGERSFKDLGRNHVTTPVAYKSSPAAGGDHNPVWMNCDGDLYDKEIDETNAVHSLEHGAVWVTYSEKAAASDVRALKARVEKTPYSLMSPYADQSAPLTLSAWGKQLSVTSASDPRVSAFFDTYVQGAQTPEPGAACTGGKAA
- a CDS encoding flavodoxin family protein, with product MIVCVSVSHGNTKKVADVMGRALDALVVAPEEVDAAELATCDLVGFGSGVYSMALHPRLRELAASLPPGERRSAFVFATSGLPEAPFRPFTRPLVRLLERRDFDVVDTFSCRAWDTWGLFKPVGGIRKGRPDAADLEAARAFAAGLPARIGETAARGPRKA
- a CDS encoding hemolysin family protein; this encodes MTTVQLLIGALTLLTNAFFVGAEFALISVRRSQIEPRAQEGNRRARVTLWGVEHISAMMATAQLGITVSSLVLGAVAEPAIAHLLEPAFEAARVPGALVHPIAFVIALTVATYLHMLIGEMVPKNIALAAPVPTALLLGPPLVALTRALRPLVFGVNAFANGLLKLARVEPKDEVEAVFTDDQLARMVLDSSQAGLLSAADGERLRDALELGTRPVGEILVPVARMRTVDDTVTPARLQRVAAEAGFSRFPVTGAGGALLGYLHIKDTLGTADRDRPFARGVLHPLTRVSIDTPLDDTLTALRAMDSHLAAVTGDKGTVIGFVTMEDVLSELVGPDPAVPADV
- a CDS encoding acyltransferase family protein, with product MRLPRVPERTRTPDRPTPPQPQVRPAAVAKRDSFFDNAKYLAIVLVAMGHAWEPLRDDSRAAAALYITVYAFHMPAFIVISGYFSRSFDASPGRLRRLVTGIAVPYVLFEAAYTLFKRWADDDPTYPVSLLDPWYLTWFLAALFIWRLTTPVWKIVRWPVPLALAIAVLASASPEIGDDLDLQRVLQFLPFFVLGLCLKPEHFRIVRRREARVLAVPVFAAALLFAYWAAPRMNAAWFYRRDSAQELAAPGWAGGVMTLAMFGCSLLLVACFFAWVPGRRLWCTALGAGTLYGYLLHGFLAKGSRFWDWYEHDWIHRPLGAVAVTLIAATVVTLLCTPPVQRLFRFAMEPKMAWAFKETRRGKGRHAGPARRARQPG
- a CDS encoding hemolysin family protein, whose product is MTEVLLLLLALLLTLACAVFVAAEFSLTTVERGDLEQAAAAGERGARGALKAARSLTFQLSGAQLGITVTSLVIGMLAEPSLAALLRGPLRGAGLGGAAPAVATVLGVVLSTVVLMVIGELVPKNWAISRPLAVAKVVADPQRGFTAAFGPFIRHLNDTANRFVRRVGLEPAEELASARTPDELVALARHSAAEGAIEPDSAELFVRTLHLSELTAENVMTPRVDVRALEVHATAQDAANLTHATGLSRFPVYRDSLDEVVGSVHIRDVLALDPDERRLTPVTDLATEPLLVPDSLPADRLLERLRATRTMAVVIDEYGGTAGVATVEDIVEEVVGEVRDEHDPVEVPDLVPAAPDRDGRAAWEADGGVRIDQLDAIGLPAPDGPYETLAGLIATRLARIPAQEDGVDVDGWRLTVLAVDHHRADRVRILAPAARKVMEDAR
- a CDS encoding thioredoxin domain-containing protein yields the protein MNKLKRNLIVTAVIAAVLAAVLGTALLVFPDDRGGGGMDVRPAADAQPVRADSHRLTDPKKSELTVVEFLDFECEGCGAMYPVVEKLRAEYGDRVTFVARYFPMPGHRNGELAARTAEAAARQGKFEEMYSKLFTTQKEWGESQDWKEDVFRGYAKQLGLDLGRFDAALADPATAGRVQADQRDGLGLGARGTPTFVVDGAVIPTPASYADFKALIEERLAD